A part of Caretta caretta isolate rCarCar2 chromosome 1, rCarCar1.hap1, whole genome shotgun sequence genomic DNA contains:
- the LOC125626478 gene encoding olfactory receptor 52D1-like: MAASNLTLSGLSTFILTGIPGLEAAHIWISIPFSTFYIISLLGNFMVLFVVSKEQTLHKPMFLLLCMLALTDISLSTSVMTKALCIFWFNLKDITVGGCLTQMFFLHAVSVMQSAVLVIMAFDRYVAICNPLRYPTILTNARVAKLGLLGLIRAVLFMLPLPLLLSRQPFCVNRIIPHMYCEHMAVAKMSCGDITVNRAYGLVMAFVVLGLDLMLVALSYSLIIGAVFRISSKTAHQKALNTCTAHICVMLMSCTLFFFSTLTHRFGQGIAPHIHIILANLYFLVPPMLNPIIYGVKTKDLRDKVGKYTCRICLPGGH; this comes from the coding sequence ATGGCAGCTTCCAACCTCACCCTCTCTGGCCTTTCAACATTTATCCTAACAGGCATTCCTGGGCTGGAAGCTGCCCACATCTGGATTTCCATCCCTTTTTCTACATTCTATATTATCAGCCTGTTGGGAAATTTCATGGTTCTGTTTGTTGTAAGCAAAGAACAGACCCTGCACAAGCCGATGTtcctgctgctctgcatgctggcgcTCACAGACATCAGCTTGTCTACCTCCGTCATGACGAAGGCACTGtgtatattttggttcaatttgaaagACATTACTGTGGgtggctgcctcacccagatgttcttcctTCACGCAGTTTCTGTTATGCAGTCAGCCGTCCTCGTGATAATGGCCTTCGATCGCTATGTTGCCATATGTAACCCCCTGAGATACCCCACCATCCTCACGAACGCACGAGTAGCTAAGCTAGGGCTTCTGGGTTTgataagagctgttctcttcatgctacccctgcccctgctcctgagcaggcaGCCATTCTGTGTGAACCGCATTATCCCCCACATGTACTGTGAGCACATGGCTGTGGCGAAGATGTCTTGTGGGGACATCACAGTCAACAGAGCATATGGCTTGGTGATGGCATTTGTAGTCTTAGGGTTAGACCTGATGCTCGTAGCCCTGTCCTACAGTCTGATCATTGGGGCCGTTTTCAGAATCTCCTCCAAGACAGCCCACCAGAAAGCCCTCAACACCTGCACAGCCCACATTTGTGTCATGCTGATGTCTTGtactctcttcttcttttccaCTCTGACACACCGGTTTGGTCAGGGCATCGCTCCACACATTCACATCATCTTGGCCAACCTCTACTTCCTCGTTCCCCCCATGCTCAACCCTATTATTTATGGGGTTAAAACCAAAGATCTTCGTGACAAAGTGGGCAAATACACCTGCAGAATATGCTTGCCTGGAGGCCACTGA